The window TCCATGGTGCGGCCCATGCAGAATGGTGGCTCCTATGTTGGAAGAGCTAGACAAGGAATATGCTGGCAAGCTAAAGATCTGTAAGGTCAATGTAGATAACGATAGGGCTCTTGCACAAGGCTTAAGGATCGTGAGCATTCCTACTTTGATTCTTTATAAAGATGGAGAAGAGCAAAAGAGGATTGTGGGTGCAGTAGCGAAAGAGAAGATTGCAAAAGAAATTTCTCCATTTTTAGCTTAGCTTAATTTTTCTTTTAAAAATTGAATAAGAGGGTTGTTGTGGGATTTAGCGGCGGTATAGACAGTTTCTATACCGCTTTTTTACTTAAGCAGCAAGGATTTGATGTGATATGCCTATACATTAAACTGTTCGAAAGCCAAGAAGCCTTGTCAAGAGCGAGCAAATTAAGCGATTTGTTAGGCGTACAATTTGAATCTTATGATGCCCAAGAGCTCTTTAAAAAAAATGTAATCGATAAATCTATAGAAATGATTTTTTCAGGATTTACGCCAAATCCGTGTTCAATGTGTAATATGAAGGTAAAATTTAAAATATTGGATAAATTTAGGTTAAGTTTTAAATGCGATTTTATTTCTACAGGCCATTATGTGAGAGTCTCTCACACAGAAAGGACGAGAGTATTTAGAGGACTGGATGGAAGAAAAGATCAAAGTTACTTTCTTTCTTTGGTTCCAGTTGAATATCTTAAGAGGACTATCTTCCCTCTCGGGGATATCACAAAAAAACATGTAACAGAAGCTATGCAAGAAAAATATTCGTTTTGGAAAGACATTCCTTCAAGTCAAGACCTTTGTTTTGTGAAGAAAGGATATAAGGAACTGATCAAAGACAGGTGCGGAATAAAATCCGGGAAGTTCTTATATAAGGGTAAGGTAGTCGCAAATCATTTGGGTTCATATCTTTATACAATAGGTGAAAGTAGAGGCCTGGGCCACAAGGAACCCGTGAAGCTGTATGTCCAAAGTCAGGACCATCTTGCAAATATAGTTTATCTAAATACAAAAGAATTTTGCTATAAGAACTCAGTATTAATAGGAGATATCAATCTTTTAAGCGAATTATCGGATAAGTGTCTGGTACAGGTAAGATATCAGGCGAAGCCTGTTATGTGTGACATTAAGTTCGAAGCAGATAAAGTTTACGCGAGTTTTCACGAAAAGGTTTTCGCTCCTACGCCAGGACAGATTGCCTCTTTTTATGCGACAGATAATAAAGAATTATTAGGTGGTGGAATTATTATTGGGACTGATTAAGAGGACACTAAACAAGATATTAGAACTTGATTATAAATATTCAATTCTTCCAAATGGTGGGACTCTTGCTGTCGGACTGTCTGGAGGTAAGGACAGTCTTATAACTCTTTGGGCATTGAACGAAGTCTTGAGACATAGAAAGGATAAGTATAAGCTTTGCGCTATCTTGGTTGATCAGGGGTTTCCAGGTTTTAGCTACGATAAAATTAAAGAATATTTGTTCGTAAACGATATTCCCTATATCGAGAAAAAATCTCTTATATATAGTTCGCTGTCTGAGGCAGAGTCTCCCTGCGCTATTTGCTCTCATCTTAGAAGGGGCGCATTGGTGGACGGTGCAAAGATTATGGGAGCTACGCACTTAGCCCTTGGGCACCATCTTGATGATCTATTGGAGGGCGCTATTATGACTATAGCTATGAATGGAAGACCCAATGTGCTTGTGCCAATTAAATATTTGTCAAGAAGGGATATTTACTTAATCAGGCCCCTTCTTTTGGTGGAAGAGGAACATATAAAAACTTTATCTAAGAAAATTCAAGGCATAAACCCAGTAGAATCAGAGTGTCCATACAGCAAAGACAGTGAAAGGATAAAGATTAAAAATTGGCTTTATCAAGGGTATGGTAATTGGGGAGTAATGCATCAGCATATGGCATCCTGGGCAAGATTGCTTTTGGAAAAAGAGATGGAGATTGAAGTATAATATATAAATTATTTATTATTTGATAAGTATTTTTTATGGGACTATAATGTTATTTTATTGAAGGTTTAATAAGAATTACTTGTTAATTCGCATAATTTTTGTTATAGTTTAATGGAGTAATGCTTTGCCCATGGGGTGAATACTTTAGTAGAAGGGGTGAATGTCTATTGGATTGGTTCTCTTTTTTAGTTGGTAATGTTTTGTCTTATTTAGCAATTGTTGTGTTTTTTGTGGGGGTTCCACTTCAGGTTTACAGGTGGATGAAGGCTCCTGTTGTGTATCCTTTGACGGATTTTCCAGCACCAAAGACTGCTGAGGGAGCTTTTATAAAGGTTCTTCTTGATTCATTTTTGTTTCGACCGATTCTATTGAAAATTTACAACTCCACCGTTTATTCTGGTAAATGGACAGATTTATGGATTGGGGGTTGGGTTTTCCACGTTTCCTTAGCTTTAATTATCATTGGCCACATTGTTGGCATAGGAACACTTGGACATCAATTCACAATTTTAGGTGTTAGCCCTGAAACAAGCTTACATATGTCTGAGTTGTTGGGTACTGTCTCTGGTATATTTCTTAGTTTGAGTTTGATCTATCTCTTGCTCAGGAGATTTTTTAATCCCATTGTCAGGGTTATGTCAGACGGCATCGACTATTTAATCGTTTTATTAATTTTGGGAATCTCCTGCATGGGTAACTTTATGAGATTTAGCTCTACTTATGGAGTAGAGTATGACGTAGCACAGAGATGGATAATGGGTCTTTTCACATTGCATCCTGTAGCCCTACCCGATAACCCTATCTTCACCTGGCACTTGTTTCTGGTGGAGATCTTACTCATCTATTTTCCTTTCAGTAAACTTATGCACTCCTGTGGCATATTTTTTGCTCGTTGGATGATAACTAACTATGATCCCAAGAAGGTCATGGTCTTTGACTGGAGAAGCAAGGTTTGTGAATGGACTGGAGGTAAATAGAATATGAATTTTGACAGAAGCGAAGAAAAAGGAAGATTTGCTCAGAGATGGTGGGAGAGTGATAAGTTTAAAACTGTTCAAACTATGGATAAGGGCGAGAAGCCTCTTGTTCCATTTTTTGCTCCAAAGATATATCCTCTTGAGCCATTGGACAAGCCTTTTGATGAAACGGAATTAGAATCACGCTTTGTGAGTGCATTTGCTCGTATTTTAGCTGAGCACAGACAATTGAAAGTTTACATGGAGAGCTGCGTAAAGTGCGGAGCATGTGTGAATGCCTGCCACACCTATCAGGGGACTGGTGAGCTTAGAAATATACCAGTTATGAGAGCAGACCTCCTGAGGAGATATTACAAGAAATATTTCACTACTCAGGGTGCGATTCTTGGACCTATTGTAGGCGCAGAAAAGGTTACCTTTGAGGGCCTTAAAGAGATGTATTACTACTTTTACCAGTGTTCGCAGTGCAGAAGGTGTTCATATTACTGCCCTATGGGCATTGATACTGCAGAAATCACAAGATATGGCAGAGAGATACTTGTTCAGTGCGGTTTCGTATCTCAGTTTCACTGGAGCGTTTTAACCTCCATGTGGAAGCTGGGCAATCATATGATTATCTCGAAGCCTGGTCTTATGGATACGGTTGAGTTCCTTGAAGAAGAGCTTAAAGAAGAAACAGGTGTGGATATAAAAATACCAGTTGACGATTGGGATGCCGAGCTACTTTATAATCCCTCCTCTGCTGACTTTTTCGCTTATCCTGACACCATGATGGGTGTAGCAAAGGTAATGCATGCTGCAGGCATAAAATGGACAATTTCAAGTAATATTATAGAAACAGGCAACTTTGGACTGTTTCTACACGAGAATACAATGAGAATGTTGAACAAACTTCTTATAGATCAATCTTTCAAAATGAAGGATTGTAAGGAAATTGTTCTGGGTGAATGCGCTCATGGGTGGAGAACCTGGAAGATGATGACCAAGGCTGTAAACGGTGAATGGGTCGATAAAAAATATCACTACATACACCTTGTTCACAAGTTAATAGAGCTAATAGATAGCGGAAGAATTAAAATAGATCCGTCAAGGTATGAAGGTATGAAGGTAACGCTTCATGACTCTTGTAACAATTCCAGAGGTGCGGGCATTATCGAAGAGCCAAGATATGTGCTTTCTAAGATTTTGCCAGATGGTGTATTTACTGAGATGACTCCAAACAGAGAGATGAACTGGTGCTGTGGAGGCGGAACTGCTATACTTTGGGACGATCCAGAGAGCATTAAATTAAGAGTTAAACTGTCGAAAAATAAGGCTGAGCAGTATATGTCAGTAAATCCTGATATAGCTGTGGTAATATGCTCTATTGGCAAGGCTCACAATAGCTTTATAGTTCACGAGGGATATAAAAAAGAGCTCGATCACGTAAAGATTAAGGGTTTAGTTGACCTGGTGGGCGATGCTATTGTAGACTTTCCATTCCCAGCAGGGAAGTATGCGAAATCTTAATTTGCTGTATCATACTTTAAAATAAATTTTGGAGGTGTTAATTTATGCCATTTATCGATGTTAATGGTGAACAATTAGAAGTTGATGAAGATGGTTTTCTTCAAGATCCTGAAAAATGGAATGAAGATGTAGCTAAGTACTTGGCAAAGACCGAGCAAGTAGAAGAGTTAACAGAAGAGCACTGGAAGATGGTAAATTATCTACACGACTATTTCAAAAAGTATCAAATTGCTCCAATGGTAAGAAAGCTCTGTAAGGACAATGGAATGGATCTAAAAAAGGTTTACGAGCTTTTCCCAACTGGACCTGCAAAGGGCGCTTGCAAAATTGCAGGATTACCAAAACCGACAGGATGTGTTTAATTTAGGGGAGGTGATAGTAGCTTACCCATTTGTTTAAACAAAATTTATTTCACCTTAAGGGGGTGTACTGATTAGATGCCAGAATTAAGGAAGACTCCAATGTTAGACCAGCTTCTAGATGGTCCTTTTCCAAGTTTTGTAAAGGAGATCAAAAAAGGCGCTGAGAAGAACGAAGCTTGTAATGACCTCCTTGGTCAATTAGAGCTCTCGTATGAAGAAAAAATTACTCACTGGAAACACGGCGGAATTGTCGGTGTTACAGGGTATGGTGGCGGAGTAATCGGTCGTTATTCTGATGTTCCTGAGCAATTTCCAGGATTGACCGAATTTCACACTATGAGAATCAACCAGCCTGCCGGATGGTTTTATAAGACCGATAGGCTAAGAAAGCTCCTTGATATATGGGAGAAGCGTGGCAGCGGCTTGACAAACTTCCACGGCGCAACAGGCGACATCATTTTGCTCGGCACTCATACCAATGAGCTGCAAAACGTAGCTGATGACCTTGCTCATGAAGGATGGGATTTGGGTGGTTCTGGATCAGACCTCAGAACTCCAAGCGCATGTGTCGGACCAGGCAGATGTGAGTGGGCATGTATTGACACGCTTGACATTGTAGACACTCTTACAAGAAGATATCAGAATGAGCTTCACAGACCTATGTGGCCATACAAGTTCAAGATCAAGATTTCAGGCTGCGCCAATGACGGCGTTGCAGCAAAAGCCAGAGCTGACTGTTCAATTATCGGCACCTGGAAAGACAATATTCAGGTTAATAGAACAGAAGTAGTAAATTATGTGAATGGTGGATTTGACATTATTGGACAGGTAGTCGATAAATGTCCAACAAAGTGCATTTCTTACAACCCAGTAACCAAGTCTCTTTCGATTGATGACAACAACTGTGTGAGATGCCATAACTGCATAAATAAGATGCCAAAAGCTCTCAGACAGGGTAAGATCAATGGTGCTACTATATTGATAGGTGGCCATGCTCCAATCTTGCAGTCAGCATTTATGTCTTGGGTGGTAGTTCCATTTATGGAAATGAAGCCTCCATACACCGAAATTTCTGATCTTCTTGAGAAGATTTGGGAATGGTGGGATGAGAATGGAAAGATGAGAGAAAGAACTGGAGAACTTATCTATAGATTGGGTATGAGAAGTTTCTTGAAGGCGACAGGGCTTCCTGCTGTTCCTCAGATGGTCTTGCATCCACGTGCCAATCCATTCTTCTTCTGGGATAAAGAGGAGGTGAACCAATAATGGTTAAGACAGATTTCGGACCACCAAAATATCTGGACATGATGTCCGACCTTTGTAAGAGAAACTATGGAAAATGGAAATATCACGAAGTCTTAGATACGGGAACGTTAGTTCACGTAGCTGAAAATGGCGAAAAACTATATACAGTAAGATCAGCAACACCAAGACTTATGCATATTGACACTTTAAGAGCATTTTGCGATCTTGCTGATAAGTATTGCAATGGATTTTTCAGGTTCACCAGTAGGCACTCTATCGAGTTCTTGCTCGAAGACGAATCTAATATTGAGCCTTTAAAGGCAGATTTACATGCGATGGGATACTCTCCTGGCGGCGTAGGCAATACTATTTCAAATATGCTTCACACCCAGGGTTGGATTCACTGCCATACCCCAGCAATTGACGCATCTGGCATAGTAAAGGCTGTTATGGACGGGGTTTTTGATTATTATACCGAAGCAAAGCTTCCAGCCAGACTTAGACTTTCTCTGGCATGCTGCTTAAATATGTGCGGTGCAGTCCACTGCTCAGACGTAGCAATTGTAGGAATACACAGGGTTCCACCAAAGGTTTTGGATGAAAAGGTTGCCAAGATGTGTGAGATACCAAACGTGGTAGCTGCATGTCCTACAAGGGCAATCAGACCAGAGCCATCGAAGAAGTCGGTTGTTATAAACGATGAGAAGTGTATGTATTGCGGAAACTGCTATACTATGTGCCCAGCAATACCTATATTTGATCCAAAGAACGATGGAGCTGCAATCTTCGTTGGTGGTAAGGTTTCTGACGCCAGACACCCTGCAATGTTTTCAAAGTTGGCCGTTCCATATATTCCAAACGAACCACCAAAATGGCCAACAGTTGTCCAGACGGTAAGGATGCTTATTGACGTTTATGCTAAGGATGCAAAACAAGGCGAGCGTTATGGGGAATGGATCAATAGAATTGGTTGGGAAAGATTCTTCAAGGTTACAGGCTTACCATTTACCGATAAGCATATTGATGATTATATCTTCTCCATTCCAACCTTCCGTTCTACAGCAACGTTTAAATGGTAATAAAATCGGTGCTTAAAATAAAGGCGGTGAAATAACATGGCTGCTGATCCAGCAATTAAGGTTAAAGTTTGCGATTATTTGAAATCTGTAAAACAGGCTAAAAATAGGCAAATTGCTGAAAAAATCGGAGAAGACAAAAAAGCAGTTGATGGGGCTATTGCAGAGCTTGCTAATGAAGGGGTTGTAGAGTATATCTACGTTACTACTTCATTTGTAGTTCTAAAAGAAGAATTTCACAATAACCCAGATTGGCACTATACTCCTAGCTAATTAAAGTCTAATTCAAATACCTCCCTCGTGTTTTGAGGGAGGTATTTATTTATTTATTTAAATTTGATAAAATATAATCTGTTGAATATATTTGGAGGAGGTAATATTAATGGTTTATGTTGTAAAAGTAGATCAGGACACTTGCAATGGCGATGCTGCATGCGCAGATAATTGCCCAAATCAGGTTTTCGACATGGTAAATGGCAAGTCTCAACCAACAAGGGCAGACGATTGTGTTGGTTGCATGACCTGCGTATCAGTTTGTCCAACTGGTGCTGTTACTGTAACTGAGCTTTAATCATATTAATTTCGCGCAGCTATTTTAGGATGGTTGCGCGCTTTTTTTTGTAATTTATCAGATATAATAAACTGAGTAGTTATACATATTTGACATAATACTAAAAAATATATTTAATATAAAAACGGATTGTTTGCAAAAATTTAAATTTCTGTTATAATTTTTTTGCTGATGGAGAGATGGCCGAGAGGTCGAAGGCGCTCCCCTGCTAAGGGAGTAAGCGGCTAAAACTGCTTCGAGGGTTCGAATCCCTCTCTCTCCGCCATATTTTTTAAGGAGGAATAAATCGTGGTTTATGTTTTGAACATTAAGGGCAAGGAGTTTTTGGTAGCTCCAGGCGATAAGATAAAAGTTCCTTTTATGGATGGCGCTAACAGTGGAGATAAGTTCATAGTTGAAAACGCTTTGGTTTTTGGCGAAGAATCTGAAATCAAAACTTCAAGTGTCGAAACTACTGTTGAAGGCAGCGGCAAAGAGAAGACCGTTATAACCTTCAAATATAGGCCAAAGAAGGGCTATAGGAACAAAAAGGGTCACAGACAGCAATTTACACTTTTGAGAGTTTCTGAGGCATAAATTATAAAAAAGTATTCAAAGAGAGGTGATTTAGATGGCATCTAAAAAAGGTGGCGGCAGTTCAAGGAACGGAAGAGATAGCAATCCTCAATATCTGGGCGTAAAAGTATATGGTGGTGAGGCTATAAATGCTGGAGGTATTATCTTGAGACAGCATGGCACGAAGATACGACCTGGCAGCAATGTAGGACTTGGAAGAGACTATACAATCTATGCAAAGATTGATGGTAAGGTTAGTTTTACTAAAAAGGCTGGCAGGGTAGTAGTAGAAGTTTTCCCTAATTAATTTATTATGGGGTTTAAATCATATATTTTTCCTGATACAGCAAGAGTTAAGTTTTTGGGGGGGCATGGCGGAAAAGGATGTGTGAGTTTTAGAAAAGAAAAGTATGTCCCAAAAGGCGGTCCTGATGGTGGAGATGGCGGAAAGGGCGCAGATATATATCTGGTAGCTACTAGGGAGCTTAGCGATCTGGCATTTTTCAAACCCAATCAGGAATTCAAGGCGAAAAACGGCGAGCCTGGAACTTCCAAAAAAATGCATGGCTGTGATGCAGATGATTTGTTCATCAAAGTGCCAGTCGGAACAATAGTTACCGATCTGAACACAAATGAAACTATATGCGACCTTGATTATGAAGGAAGAGTTTTTCTGATAGTTAAGGGCGGAAGAGGTGGCCTGGGCAATTCAAATTTTGCAACCTCAACCAATAGAGTTCCTCATTATGCCCAAGAGGGAGAACCTGGTGAAGCGAGAGACGTATTGTTAGAGATGAAAATTCTTGCAGACATTGGTCTTGTGGGTCTCCCCAATGCAGGCAAGTCTTCACTTCTAAACGCTCTTACTAATGCTAATGCAATAGTAGGCGATTATTCTTTTACTACGATTAAGCCAGTGCTTGGAGTTCTGTCTAATGATGAACAATCTGTTGTTTTGGCTGATATTCCTGGAATTATAGAAGGTGCAAGTCTAGGTAAGGGTTTGGGAAACATTTTTCTAAGGCATATTGACCGTTCAAATTATTTGATAATTGTTCTTGATTCTAGCCAGGATCCTATGTCAGATTATCATATTATTTTGAAAGAGCTTTTCCAATATAATGAAGAACTATTGAAAAGGAATAGAATGGTTTTGCTAAACAAATGTGATCTCATAGATAAAGAGACAGAAAATACTCTTATAGAATATTTCAAAGGATTGAACGAAAGAGTTTTTTCTTTGAGCACAAATGACGCTGAAAGTATTGATAATTTTAGGAATGTTATCCTAAAAACTTTTGCTGAACCTAAAATTTTTATTTAATTTTTTTATAAATTAAAAAATAAAATGTTCAATATTGATATATAATTAAAACATAAAACTTTTATAAGGTGTGAGAGCGATGCTGTCAAAGATAAGTTTCTTATGCGATGAATAGAAAAGTTGTTTTAAAAATAGGCACTTCTTCCCTGATTAAATCCAATTCTGTTAATGAAGAATTTGTAAATTTAATTGCTGATGGAATTGCTGAAAAGATGAAAAAAGGTTTGAAATTTGTATTGGTTTCTTCAGGGGCAATCGGACTTGGAAGATTTTATACCAATATTAGAAATCCAAAATCAATTCCTGAAAAGCAGGCTGCTGCTTCTGTGGGGCAGGTTTATTTGATGAATGCCTACAAGAGAGCTTTTGACAAAAATAATATTCAGTGTGCACAGCTTTTGTTTACGGCTGCTGACTTGTCCGATCGAGAGAGGTTTCTAAATATCCAAAATACCTTCAAGGTGCTTTTGAAGTCCAATATTGTTCCGATTATAAATGAAAACGATACTGTGGCCGTAGAAGAGATAAAGATTGGCGATAACGATACTCTTTCAGCAGTGGTATCTTTGCTGGTAAGAGCTGATGTCCTAACTCTTTTTACAGATGTCGAGGGTTTTTATCTGGATAAAAATAATCCGAAAACGATTCTAAAAAGTATTAAGAAAATAGACAGCGATCTCTTTAAGATTGCAGACCAACCTAATTCAAAATTGGGTACTGGCGGTATGTATACCAAGCTTAAGGCCGCTCAGATAGCTACCGATGCAGGTATTCCTGTTTATATCATCTCAAACAAGAAAATTAAAGAATTTTTTCAGGTTATCGATAGTGAAATCAATATGGGCACTTGTTTCGAGCCCTGTCAAAAGAGTTCACAGAAAATGTCCTGGATAAAGCATAATACGCGAACTAAGGGTAAGATCATAATAGATCAGGGGGCAAGGGATGCACTTTTGAAAAATAAAAGCCTTCTGCCATCTGGCATTGTAGATGTGTCGGGCAATTTCAAAAGAGCTGACGTTGTTGAAATTTCCGATCAATCTGGTAATATTGTAGCGAAAGGGTTAACGAATTATCCTTCTAATGAAATTCTAAGATTAAAGGGTTCTAATACTAAAAATATTTACAATATCTTGGGATATAAGTTTGGTGATGAAATAGTTCACAAAGATTATCTAATAATTATCTAAACCTTGAGTGGAGGTTCTATGGAGATTAAAGAATATGTTGAAAAATTATGTAAGGAAGCAAAGGAGTCGACTTATAATATTGCGTCATTAGATACAAATGTTAAAAATAACTTTATTAATCTTCTGTCAAAAAAATTGATCGATTATGAAAAGAATATCCTTGCTGCCAACGTCTCAGACATAGAAGCTGCCCGTCAAAATGGTATTTCTTCAAGTTTGATTGACAGAATGCTTTTGGACCACAAAAGAATTGTCCAGATGTCTGAGGGATGTAAAAAAGTGTCCATTCTCCCAGATCCAATTGGAAGCGTTTCCTTTGGGACTAAAAGGCCTAATGGGCTTGAAATTTATTGTAAAAGGGTACCACTGGGATGCATTGGGGTTATATACGAATCAAGACCAAATGTGACTATAGAGATTACGACGCTGGCAATTAAGTCTGGCAATGCTGTAATTCTCAAAGGTGGCAGTGAGGTAATTAATACAAACAAAGTTCTTGTAGGTTTGATAAAAGAGTCTTTAAATGAGGCGCAAATAGATGAGGCTGCAGTTCAATTTATAGATACTCCTGATAGAAGTGCTGTTGATGTTCTGTTGAAACAAAGAGGGTTGATAGATGTCGTTATTCCAAGGGGTTCAGAGGGATTAATAAAGCATGTCGTAGAGAATTCTTTTGTGCCAGTGATTGAAACTGGAATAGGTAACTGTCATCTATATATCGATGAATCGGCAAACATTGATATGGCGTTAAAGATAGCAATAAATGCGAAAACCCAAAGGCCATCAGTCTGCAACTCAATTGAAAAGGTATTAGTTCATAAAAATATCGCTTCAAACATAATTGTTCCTCTTGTTATGGAATTTAGAAAAAAGGACGTACAGATAAGAGGTTGTCAGCAGACTCTTAAATATGTTAAAGACGCTATTCCTGCAACTGAGGAAGATTGGTACAAAGAATATCATGATCTAATTGTTGCAATCAAAGTAGTAAAGGATCTAAGAGATGCAGTCAGTCATATTAATAAATATGGTTCAAAACATTCTGAAGCTATAGTTTCAGAAAACTATTCGAGCGTAAAAAGGTTTCTTAGGGATGTAGATGCCAGTGCTGTTTATGCTAACGCATCGACAAGGTTTACAGATGGTGGCGAGTTTGGTTTTGGAGCAGAAGTGGGCATAAGTACACAAAAGCTTCATGTAAGAGGGCCGATGGGTCTGGATGCCTTGACTACTATGAAATATATAATTTTTGGGAATGGTCAAATTCGAACATAAAATAGCTATCCTTGGAGGCACCTTTGATCCTGTTCATATTGGTCATTTAAAATTAGCTCAAGCTTCGCTTAATTTACTTGATCCTGATCTTTTTCTTTGGATTCCTGCAAAGAGATCGCCTTTAAAAAGCAATCTCTATGCAAGTGACTATCATAGATGGTGTATGCTCTATGAGTGCACAAAGGATGAGAAAAGATTTACTTTAAGCGATTTGGAAATTGCGGGGGAGGAGCCTTCTTATACCTTTTTAACCTTAATAAAGATAAGAGATATGTATCCTGATTCAAATTTATATTTTGTTATGGGCTTAGATACTGCGCTATCCTTGCCAAGTTGGTACAGGATTAATGATATTTTAGAAATATGTAAGTTCGCCGTATTTGAAAGAAATACAGATATTGGCGATTCAATTGAGTCATTGCCAAGAGAAATCCTTGAGAATATAGAATTTTTTAAAGTTGATATACCTGATACTTCATCGAATCTAATTAGAAGAAAGATTTCGTCGAATGAAGATTTGTCTGAGCTTCTCGATCCTTCTACTATTGAATATATTAGTAGGTTCAATTTATATAAATAATAAAAATATAATGTCATAAATTGAGGTCATTGTGGACTATATAAAAATTAGAGGAGCAAAGGAAAACAACTTAAAGGATGTTAATATTGACATCCCAAGAAATAAATTTATTATTTTTACTGGCGTGTCTGGTTCTGGCAAATCATCTCTGGCTTTTGATACGCTTTATGCTGAGGGTCAGAGAAGATATGCAGAATCATTGTCGGTCTATGCAAGACAGTTTTTAGGCCAGTTGAAGAAGCCACAGGTCGAATCTATCGAGGGACTTTCTCCTGCCGTCTCTATAGATCAAAGAGGGATGTCTCACAATCCTCGCTCGACTGTTGGCACTCTTACTGAGATATACGACTACTTTAGATTGCTTTATGCAAGAATTGGAGTAGCGTATTGTCCAAAGTGCAAAATCCCAATAAAAGCTACCTCCCTGGACGAAATAGTCAGCGATTTATTTAGAAGATACCCAAATGAGTTAATAATGATAACTGCAGTGCTGATTGAGGGAAGGAAGGGTGAATTTAAGGATTTAATAAACAGATATAGAAAACAGGGCTTTTTGAAGATGATTATAGATTCAAAGACTTATGACATCTCAGAAGAAGATATAATTTTGGAAAAAAATAAAAAACATACAATAATTTTGGTTGTGGATGAAATCACTCTTAGCAGTGACAAAGTTAAAAGATTGAGCGAAGCTTTAAGGCTGGCCCTTGAAGCGGGCAATGGTGTAATCAGAGTTCAGAGAAAGAATGGACAGTTTGATCTTTATAGCGAAAAGCTCTCCTGTCCAAAGTGTGGTTTTAGTCTTGTAGAACTGAGTCCAAGACTTTTTTCTTTCAATAGCCCATATGGTGCATGTCCTGTGTGCCATGGATTAGGATTTGTCGAGGAGTTAGATCCTGAAAAGATTTTCGATATGGAGCTTTCCCTGAGAAATGGCGCGGCAAGGATATATAGAGGTAGGTATAACCAATACTATATATACAGCTTATTGAACTTCGCCAGATCAAGAGGGATAAGTATTGATAAGCCTGTTAAGAAACTTAGCCCCGAAGAGATAGATCTGCTTTTGTATGGTGATAGGGCAGAGTCTGATGCCGAGCCCTCATTTGAGGGGATAAATAAATATATTGAAAGAAAGCGCTCAGAGTCTTCTAATGAGTCATGGGATGAATTTAAAGATTTTCTGGTTATGAAAACGTGTAGCGCATGTAATGGCACAAGATTGAGAAAAGAGGCTCTTAGCGTATATATAAACGAAATGAATATTGCTGATTTATTGTCTCTT is drawn from Thermodesulfobium sp. 4217-1 and contains these coding sequences:
- a CDS encoding aminomethyltransferase beta-barrel domain-containing protein encodes the protein MGFSGGIDSFYTAFLLKQQGFDVICLYIKLFESQEALSRASKLSDLLGVQFESYDAQELFKKNVIDKSIEMIFSGFTPNPCSMCNMKVKFKILDKFRLSFKCDFISTGHYVRVSHTERTRVFRGLDGRKDQSYFLSLVPVEYLKRTIFPLGDITKKHVTEAMQEKYSFWKDIPSSQDLCFVKKGYKELIKDRCGIKSGKFLYKGKVVANHLGSYLYTIGESRGLGHKEPVKLYVQSQDHLANIVYLNTKEFCYKNSVLIGDINLLSELSDKCLVQVRYQAKPVMCDIKFEADKVYASFHEKVFAPTPGQIASFYATDNKELLGGGIIIGTD
- a CDS encoding TusE/DsrC/DsvC family sulfur relay protein, which gives rise to MPFIDVNGEQLEVDEDGFLQDPEKWNEDVAKYLAKTEQVEELTEEHWKMVNYLHDYFKKYQIAPMVRKLCKDNGMDLKKVYELFPTGPAKGACKIAGLPKPTGCV
- a CDS encoding respiratory nitrate reductase subunit gamma, with the translated sequence MDWFSFLVGNVLSYLAIVVFFVGVPLQVYRWMKAPVVYPLTDFPAPKTAEGAFIKVLLDSFLFRPILLKIYNSTVYSGKWTDLWIGGWVFHVSLALIIIGHIVGIGTLGHQFTILGVSPETSLHMSELLGTVSGIFLSLSLIYLLLRRFFNPIVRVMSDGIDYLIVLLILGISCMGNFMRFSSTYGVEYDVAQRWIMGLFTLHPVALPDNPIFTWHLFLVEILLIYFPFSKLMHSCGIFFARWMITNYDPKKVMVFDWRSKVCEWTGGK
- a CDS encoding tRNA 2-thiocytidine biosynthesis TtcA family protein translates to MGLIKRTLNKILELDYKYSILPNGGTLAVGLSGGKDSLITLWALNEVLRHRKDKYKLCAILVDQGFPGFSYDKIKEYLFVNDIPYIEKKSLIYSSLSEAESPCAICSHLRRGALVDGAKIMGATHLALGHHLDDLLEGAIMTIAMNGRPNVLVPIKYLSRRDIYLIRPLLLVEEEHIKTLSKKIQGINPVESECPYSKDSERIKIKNWLYQGYGNWGVMHQHMASWARLLLEKEMEIEV
- a CDS encoding (Fe-S)-binding protein encodes the protein MNFDRSEEKGRFAQRWWESDKFKTVQTMDKGEKPLVPFFAPKIYPLEPLDKPFDETELESRFVSAFARILAEHRQLKVYMESCVKCGACVNACHTYQGTGELRNIPVMRADLLRRYYKKYFTTQGAILGPIVGAEKVTFEGLKEMYYYFYQCSQCRRCSYYCPMGIDTAEITRYGREILVQCGFVSQFHWSVLTSMWKLGNHMIISKPGLMDTVEFLEEELKEETGVDIKIPVDDWDAELLYNPSSADFFAYPDTMMGVAKVMHAAGIKWTISSNIIETGNFGLFLHENTMRMLNKLLIDQSFKMKDCKEIVLGECAHGWRTWKMMTKAVNGEWVDKKYHYIHLVHKLIELIDSGRIKIDPSRYEGMKVTLHDSCNNSRGAGIIEEPRYVLSKILPDGVFTEMTPNREMNWCCGGGTAILWDDPESIKLRVKLSKNKAEQYMSVNPDIAVVICSIGKAHNSFIVHEGYKKELDHVKIKGLVDLVGDAIVDFPFPAGKYAKS
- the trxA gene encoding thioredoxin, with product MKELNESSFKDEISTGVTLIDFWAPWCGPCRMVAPMLEELDKEYAGKLKICKVNVDNDRALAQGLRIVSIPTLILYKDGEEQKRIVGAVAKEKIAKEISPFLA